The Arachis duranensis cultivar V14167 chromosome 9, aradu.V14167.gnm2.J7QH, whole genome shotgun sequence genomic sequence ATAATAACTTTTgtcttgtttttcaaaatttattgaatttgatttagaattaaatatCTTTGAAAACCcttcaatttgatataaagtttgtaaaatttggatttttgtagaggaagttatgatcattcaaagattGGTGTTGAAATATGAAATTCTGCAGAGTTGAAGAATTTCAGGATTTCTTATATGTGTGCACGCACAGCTTCGTGCAGACGCACAACCCTGCGGAAATGTTATTATGTGCGGAAGGACGTACTGCTTGCAGCgttagcacagcttgtgcgtgTTCACATCAATGAAGAATTACGACCTGTGCGCCCGCACAAGTCAGGAAGGGTCGTCTGTTGGGGGCGCTCGCACACTTTGAAATTCTTCCTAGGCGTGTGCACGCACATGCCCTGTTTCATAAGTCTAagctttgttttcaactatttcaccttcccaacaaggttgtaagcttctataacaccattttaaggcTTTTGGGCTTAGATTTGGGTATGGGAATAAGGGAAATAAGCTAAGGGTTTTAGTTGATGATTATTTTGAGAAGTTAGCAAACGGAGGTCtaggtttctggtgtattgAGGATGAGTTTGGTTGAGTGAGAAGGAAGAGTAGTGAACTGGATGATGGTCGACAATGAATTGAGAAACTGATGAACTGACGAGTTCGGAATGGGATTGCTGAAGATGAGCGTGAGAAATATGAATGTTTAAGGGTGTTGATGGGAGAGATGATGGTTATAATGAGTTAAGGACTCTTATAATTCAAATGAGGATTTTAATGAATGTTGAGAGTgcgccaggcactatatcctcagAGTGATAGTGTGCCAGGCGCTATATCCTTGGACCGATTTGTGATGAGCTATatgtgttgttgtttttcttctCTGCCACAAGAGTGTGCCAGGAACTATATCCGCAGATTGAGCATGCAAGTGGGCCAgacactatatccttggaacgATAGTGTGACAGGTACTATATCCTCGGAACAAGAGCGGGCCAGGCGCTATATCCTTAGAAATGGCAGAAAGGCGACATCTGAAAaaatgtgtcgggttggcatttatagaccgacaagtgatatcacgagccaataggatagacattcatcatgtgcatcttctatatgctttcttgctttgtttacttgagttttgcctaattgtataacatgcttaCTTGCTTCTTGAAATACTTGCTGTAAATGAATACTATCTGTATTTTACTTGCCTGCATTAATTGTGATTGTCTAATGctaggaggttaggtaggcggtggcgatgagATCGCACGGAGGTTAGGTTGGCGGAGTCTGTGGGATACAGCGGGGTGATTAGTATTTATTAGAATTCCCTTATGTTTAGAAAAccctttttattgtttaaggtttacgttatttatattttattttaagcttgaatatcggtttggtgtgaagttctaggattgccttcagcGTCTCGgagccttacatcttacatcattgggcactgttaccttactgagaacctccagttctcattccatactttgttgttatttttcaaatgAAGGACGTAATCTACTTCAGTGAGATTGCGgatatggtgacagagcggagtatAGTTCCTCCttagtttatttttgttttactttgtTATAGTTACTCTCACATCTTTTGTATAAttatctttatggccttagaggcttatTTGAGAGAATAgttgtataagctatttttaACTCCAAAACTCTGTATGTCTGTATATACTAGTCGACTTAAACTCCGCAAGCTGCGGCTAGTCCCTTATgattattatactattatatctatatatattccATTCTTTCGCATCTATATCTGGTATCTTATGCGTTAGCTTCGTGTGAACGTTTCGCGCTTTTGTAATCCTATTTTTGAACTTAAtccttcatcaggcttctagaatatattagttccttatacatataaatatgtataagcctTAGGACTGTCGTAAcctctgattaacctttgctttatggctagaggtaaggcttagggtaattggggtgttacactacacattgatttatttggtccaacaagaactcaaagcctaggtggtaaacattatggtttagtaattgtggatgactatTCTAGGTTTGGTTGGGTCTTATTTCTTGCACATAAAAATGAAGCCTTTTTGGCTTTTGAAAtcttttgcaagaaaattcaaaatgaaaaggatttaaagatctcttttataagaagtgatcatggaaccgaatttgaaaaccatttatttgaatccttttgtgagaAATTTagaatatctcacaacttctcttgtccaaggacaccacaacaaaatggagttgcggaaagaagaaatagaagtatTCAAGAAatgacaagagctatgctttgtgagaacaatgttccaaaattcctttgggctgaagcggttaacacggcttgccacattttgaatagaaccatcataagaaaattttttaagaaaaccccttatgaactttgtaaaggctacccaccaaacttagactACTTGCATACCTTTGGATGTAAATGTTTTGTTCTAAATAATAAAGACAATTTggaaaaatttgatccaaaggcaTATAAGTGTTTatttgtaggatattccacaactagtaaagcatatagggtttatcatcaagatgctaggattattgaggagtccatacatgttacattttgtgatactaacttggtgcaaagTATTTTGGAAGGCTGTGATGCAGgaaatcaaactcaaaaggaCAATGAGACTgcacaaaatcatgaaaatgaaaattctaGACAAGCTGAACCAGAAACTACAGCTGCTaaaaattcaagagacaatCCTATTTTGTCTCATGGATCTGAAGGAGATCCTGAAACCATCAGTACCCAGAATTCTTTGGTGACTGAAACTGCCTCCAAGTCCATCAGACCTCATGAATGGAGATTCTTGAAAAATTATCCTGAAGAATTTGTTATTGGGGACGTCTCTCATGGGGTGAAAACTCGGTCTTCAACTAGAAAGGCAAATGAAGGATCAGACATTGTCCTTCTTTCACAAATGGAGCCTCAAAACGTTAAGGAAGCCCTTAGTGACCCTTCTTGGGTAAAAGCAATGGAAgatgagcttcttgagtttgagaAGAACCAAGTGTGGACATTGGTTCCAAGGCCGaatggaaagaaagtgaccATCACCAAGTGGATTTTTCGGAACAAGCTAAGAGAGGATGGTAGCATTGCAAGAATCAAAGCAAGGCTAATGGCACAAGGATATGATCAAGAAGAACGAATAGACTATGATGAATTCTTGGCCCCTGTTGCTCGAATGGAGgccataagacttctcttagcttatgctgcattttgtggttttaaattatatcaaatggatgtgaaatgtgcatttttgaatggtgtgatagatagagaagtgtatgtggagcagccgcctggttttgaaaataaagagcattctaactatgttttcaaattatcaaaagcTCTCTATagtttaagacaagctcctagagcttggtatgagaagcttagctcttttcttttgaaaaatagttttcaaagaggcaccacagacacaactctatttatcaagaattctaatgattctttcattctagtccaaatatatgttgatgatattatttttggatcagccaatgaatccctttgttctgaatttggaaaactcatgacaagtgaatttgacatgagtatgatgggtaaacttaattttttccttgggctacaaattaaacaaactgaaaatggtattttcattcatcaagagaagtatgccaaggaactagttaagaaatttggtatgaaAAATGCCAAACCCATGAGAACTCCCATGCACCCTAGTTCAAAATTAGATAAGGGAGAAATTGAGAAAGATAtagatgagactaggtatagagaAATGATTGTctctcttatgtacttaacttcctctagacccGATATTGTGCAAAGTTTTGGATTGTGTTCAAGGTTCCGATCCAAACCAaaagagtcacatctttctgcagttaaaaggatcattagatatgttcatggcacatccaattttagtctttggtatcctaagattgatgatttttttgcagttggttattgtgatgcagatttttcCAGTGATAGAGTGGATAGGAGGAGTACTTCAGGCATATGCTATTTTCTTGGGAAATCTTTAAATTTCTGGTCTAGTAAGAAATAGTCTACAGTGGCATTATCTACTGCTGAGGCTGAGTACATTGCTGCCTCCTCATGCTGTTCTCAGCTtatttggttaaaaacacagctcGCTGATTATAAGT encodes the following:
- the LOC107465479 gene encoding uncharacterized protein LOC107465479, with amino-acid sequence MMKNKSKYKGSSSKEHKIDLSKVTCHHCKEAGYFKLNYPKLKKEDKGKKERKRVLMAAWEDLENDSNEEEHFKGEDKDCFIAGHNNLDEVNYYDLTIDDLHAIIDDLTLNTSKLLDKYNKCRSEKDVLKVENEFLKEKLKETECYITKESAVFNDSSIKFVASSSNTKSPSNQSGIGYVPTLEKKIDEIHTSETEHSPRAEPTSNRPGCDAGNQTQKDNETAQNHENENSRQAEPETTAAKNSRDNPILSHGSEGDPETISTQNSLVTETASKSIRPHEWRFLKNYPEEFVIGDVSHGVKTRSSTRKANEGSDIVLLSQMEPQNVKEALSDPSWVKAMEDELLEFEKNQVWTLVPRPNGKKVTITKWIFRNKLREDGSIARIKARLMAQGYDQEERIDYDEFLAPLVIVMQIFPVIEWIGGVLQAYAIFLGNL